Proteins encoded by one window of Cellvibrio sp. KY-GH-1:
- a CDS encoding DUF4124 domain-containing protein has translation MKFSRVFLISGILLASISLTCAAKGGKVYTWTDSKGVVHYGEHPPKDVQAKLVKTRTGYSEPTPTPSTTAQATPQQGVTTAVDTASLKDAERCNKAQENLNILNSGAPVRTSNEKGERVIMSEEEKDKQRNIFQLIVNQAC, from the coding sequence ATGAAGTTCTCACGCGTTTTTTTAATTTCGGGCATTTTGCTCGCCAGTATCAGCCTGACATGCGCCGCCAAAGGCGGAAAGGTTTATACATGGACAGATAGCAAAGGCGTTGTGCATTACGGTGAGCATCCCCCGAAAGATGTACAGGCGAAGCTGGTGAAAACCCGTACCGGCTATAGCGAACCGACTCCTACTCCGAGCACTACTGCACAAGCGACGCCCCAGCAAGGCGTCACCACAGCTGTCGATACCGCGTCACTAAAAGACGCTGAGCGCTGCAACAAAGCCCAGGAAAACCTGAACATCCTCAACTCAGGCGCGCCCGTTAGGACGAGCAATGAAAAAGGCGAACGCGTAATAATGAGCGAAGAAGAAAAAGATAAACAAAGAAATATATTTCAGTTGATCGTAAATCAGGCTTGTTAA
- the ilvN gene encoding acetolactate synthase small subunit, which translates to MRRIISVLLENAPGALSRVVGLFSQRGYNIESLTVAPTEDPTLSRLTLTTIGDDHKIEQITKHLNKLIDVVKLVDLTEGSHIERELMLIKVKASGAQRAEVKRCVDIFRGQIVDVTSTLYTIQITGASDKLDAFLQAVGDAAIIEVVRTGVCGISRGEKVLSL; encoded by the coding sequence ATGAGACGTATTATTTCTGTTCTCCTGGAAAACGCTCCCGGTGCACTCTCGCGCGTGGTGGGTTTATTCTCCCAGCGCGGCTACAACATTGAGTCGCTCACTGTTGCACCCACCGAAGATCCAACGCTCTCGCGTTTGACCCTGACCACCATTGGCGATGATCACAAAATCGAGCAAATCACCAAGCACCTCAATAAATTAATTGATGTAGTAAAGCTTGTTGATTTGACCGAAGGTTCGCACATTGAGCGCGAACTTATGCTGATCAAAGTCAAAGCCTCAGGTGCACAACGCGCGGAAGTAAAACGCTGTGTGGATATTTTTCGCGGTCAAATCGTGGATGTCACCAGCACCCTTTACACCATCCAAATCACCGGCGCGAGCGACAAGCTCGACGCGTTTTTACAAGCGGTCGGCGATGCGGCGATTATCGAAGTGGTGCGCACCGGCGTGTGCGGTATTTCGCGCGGTGAGAAGGTATTGAGTTTGTAA
- a CDS encoding acetolactate synthase 3 large subunit — MEMLSGGDMLIRALKDEGVEYLFGYPGGAALHIYDAIFRQSDVKHILVRHEQAATHAADAYSRSTGKVGSVLVTSGPGATNAITGIATAYMDSIPMVVISGQVMSHLIGEDAFQETDMVGISRPIVKHSFMVKHASEIPEIVKKAYYIAATGRPGPVVIDVPKDVTSPLYTFPYEYPEKVKMRSYNPATRGHSGQIKKAVQLLLGAKRPMIYTGGGVVQGNASHLLRELVDLLNYPVTNTLMGLGAYPGTAKNFLGMLGMHGTYEANTAMHHSDVILAVGARFDDRVTNAVSKFCPNAKIIHIDIDPASISKTVVADVPIVGAVDSVLTEMLALIKEGSEKPDAQALAAWWEQINEWRERHGIYTQNRFDTTGDKIKPQEVIQAIWEVTKGDAYVTSDVGQHQMFAAQYYRFDKPRRWINSGGLGTMGFGLPAAMGVQVAHRDATVVCVTGEGSIQMCIQELSCCTQYHLPVKIICLNNQALGMVRQWQDMQYSGRYAESLYEDSLPDFIKLAEAYGHVGMRVTKREELKQKLEECFAMKDRVVFMDIMVDQSEHVYPMQIAQQSMRDMFLSKTERT, encoded by the coding sequence GTGGAAATGCTCTCCGGCGGAGATATGCTCATCCGCGCCCTGAAAGACGAAGGTGTTGAGTACCTGTTCGGCTATCCAGGCGGCGCTGCCCTGCATATTTACGATGCCATTTTTCGTCAAAGCGACGTTAAACACATTCTCGTTCGTCACGAACAAGCCGCGACTCACGCTGCTGATGCCTATTCGCGTTCCACCGGTAAAGTCGGTTCCGTGTTGGTAACCTCCGGTCCCGGTGCGACCAATGCCATTACTGGTATCGCGACGGCATACATGGATTCAATTCCAATGGTGGTGATTTCCGGTCAGGTGATGAGTCACTTGATTGGTGAAGACGCCTTCCAGGAAACCGATATGGTGGGTATCTCCCGCCCCATCGTGAAGCACAGCTTCATGGTTAAGCACGCGTCCGAAATCCCGGAAATCGTGAAAAAAGCTTATTACATTGCCGCTACTGGCCGCCCAGGCCCGGTGGTTATTGATGTGCCTAAAGACGTGACCAGCCCGCTCTATACCTTCCCTTATGAATATCCCGAGAAGGTAAAAATGCGTTCGTACAACCCCGCAACTCGCGGTCACTCAGGTCAGATCAAAAAAGCGGTACAACTGCTGCTCGGCGCCAAGCGCCCGATGATCTATACCGGTGGCGGTGTGGTGCAGGGCAATGCTTCGCATCTGCTGCGCGAATTGGTGGATCTGCTCAATTACCCAGTGACCAATACCCTGATGGGTTTAGGTGCTTATCCCGGCACTGCGAAAAACTTCCTCGGTATGTTGGGTATGCACGGCACCTACGAAGCCAACACCGCTATGCACCATAGCGATGTGATTCTCGCCGTGGGCGCGCGCTTTGATGACCGCGTGACTAACGCCGTTAGCAAGTTTTGCCCGAACGCAAAAATTATCCATATCGATATAGACCCGGCCTCGATTTCCAAAACCGTGGTTGCGGATGTGCCTATCGTAGGCGCAGTGGATAGCGTGCTCACCGAAATGCTCGCGCTGATTAAAGAAGGCAGCGAAAAGCCGGATGCGCAAGCACTGGCGGCCTGGTGGGAGCAAATCAACGAATGGCGCGAGCGTCATGGCATTTACACGCAAAATCGTTTTGATACCACTGGCGATAAAATCAAACCGCAAGAAGTCATTCAGGCGATTTGGGAAGTAACCAAGGGCGATGCGTATGTAACGTCTGACGTTGGCCAGCATCAAATGTTTGCTGCGCAATACTATCGCTTTGACAAGCCGCGCCGTTGGATCAATTCCGGTGGCCTCGGCACTATGGGCTTTGGTTTGCCGGCGGCCATGGGCGTGCAGGTTGCGCATCGTGATGCGACTGTGGTCTGTGTTACCGGCGAAGGTTCGATTCAAATGTGTATTCAGGAATTGTCCTGCTGTACGCAATATCACCTGCCGGTAAAAATTATTTGCTTGAACAACCAGGCGCTCGGCATGGTTCGTCAATGGCAAGACATGCAGTACTCAGGTCGCTACGCGGAAAGTTTGTATGAAGATTCATTGCCGGACTTCATCAAGCTTGCTGAAGCTTATGGACATGTGGGTATGCGTGTAACCAAGCGCGAAGAACTGAAACAAAAATTGGAAGAATGTTTTGCAATGAAAGATCGCGTGGTGTTTATGGACATCATGGTGGATCAATCCGAGCACGTTTATCCAATGCAAATTGCGCAGCAATCCATGCGCGATATGTTCCTGAGCAAAACGGAGCGCACATAA